The following coding sequences lie in one Spinacia oleracea cultivar Varoflay chromosome 1, BTI_SOV_V1, whole genome shotgun sequence genomic window:
- the LOC110775274 gene encoding tocopherol cyclase, chloroplastic, giving the protein MSFSATTDISFGLSSSSSITQQSIKPNKIYNPFDNLPLSNLQRPLNLKVQTTNKRILVPHCSMAGSGVSPESSVMAEERENGAITPVYVPTPPNRELRTPHSGYHFDGSTRQFFEGWYFKVSIPEKRQSFCFMYSVENPAFRKKLTPIEEAKYGRRFTGVGAQILGADDKYICQYSEESKNFWGNRHELMLGHTFKPSGSSQPLTTEVPPEEFNKNVSEGFQVTPIWHQGFICDDGRSDYVETVKTARWEYSTRPVYGWGNVSSKQKSTAGWLAAFPVFEPHWQVCMAGGLSTGWIEWDGERFEFENAPSYSEKNWGAGFPKRWFWAQCNVFQGATGDVALTAAGGLRELPGGRIENAALVGVHCGGTFYEFVPWNGFVEWEIAPWGYWKISADNGSYLVELEARTEDPGTPLRAPTPDNGLAVACKDTCFGELKLQLWERRSDGSKGKVMLEVTSNMAALEVGGGPWFEAWKGRTTTPEILSAALRVPIDMESVFGWVPFFKPPGL; this is encoded by the exons ATGAGTTTTTCAGCAACAACTGACATTTCTTTCGGactatcatcatcatcttcaatcactcaacaatcaatcaaacccaacaaaattTATAACCCATTTGACAATTTACCCTTATCAAATCTCCAAAGACCCTTGAATTTAAAGGTTCAAACTACTAATAAACGCATTTTAGTCCCTCATTGTTCAATGGCTGGAAGTGGGGTTTCTCCAGAATCTTCTGTAAtggcggaggagagagaaaatggcgcGATTACTCCGGTCTATGTTCCTACTCCTCCTAACCGTGAGCTTCGGACTCCTCATAGCGG ATACCATTTTGATGGGAGCACTAGGCAATTTTTTGAGGGCTGGTATTTTAAGGTCTCTATTCCAGAAAAGAGGCAAAGTTTTTGCTTCATGTATTCAGTTGAGAATCCTGCATTTCGCAAGAAATTAACCCCTATTGAAGAAGCAAAATATGGCCGTCGATTTACTGGAGTCGGGGCTCAGATACTTGGTGCTGATGACAAGTACATATGCCAGTATTCAGAAGAATCTAAGAACTTTTGGGGAA ACAGGCATGAGCTAATGTTGGGACATACATTCAAACCCAGTGGAAGTTCACAGCCTCTCACCACAGAGGTTCCTCCAGAG GAATTCAACAAGAATGTGTCTGAGGGTTTTCAAGTGACCCCAATTTGGCATCAAGGgttcatttgtgacgatggcAG GTCAGACTATGTTGAAACAGTCAAAACAGCTCGCTGGGAGTATAGTACCCGTCCTGTATATGGCTGGGGTAATGTCAGTTCGAAACAAAAATCCACTGCAGGATGGCTTGCTGCTTTTCCCGTTTTTGAACCTCACTGGCAAGTATGCATGGCAGGGGGACTATCAACAG GTTGGATAGAGTGGGATGGTGAAAGATTTGAGTTTGAAAATGCTCCTTCATATTCGGAAAAGAATTGGGGTGCTGGTTTCCCCAAAAGATGGTTTTGG GCCCAGTGTAATGTGTTTCAGGGTGCAACAGGAGATGTTGCTTTAACTGCTGCAGGAGGATTGAGAGAGCTTCCTGGTGGTAGAATAGAGAATGCGGCATTG GTAGGAGTGCACTGTGGTGGAACTTTCTATGAATTTGTGCCATGGAATGGGTTTGTGGAGTGGGAGATTGCACCATGGGGCTACTGGAAAATTTCTGCTGATAATGGATCATACCTG GTGGAATTAGAGGCGAGAACGGAGGATCCAGGAACGCCGTTGCGTGCTCCTACCCCAGATAATGGGCTTGCTGTTGCATGCAAAGACACTTGTTTTGGTGAACTGAAATTGCAACTTTGGGAACGAAGATCAGATGGTAGCAAGGGAAAG GTAATGTTAGAGGTTACAAGTAACATGGCGGCTCTGGAGGTAGGTGGCGGACCATGGTTTGAGGCATGGAAAGGAAGAACAACGACCCCGGAAATCTTGAGTGCAGCTCTTCGGGTTCCTATTGATATGGAGTCAGTTTTTGGTTGGGTTCCATTTTTTAAACCCCCTGGCCTTTGA
- the LOC110806049 gene encoding uncharacterized protein: MAKNRGKNKFVVGSSSERENVPSGRLPKSSRGRPSERPLEKSSIGWDASEDERATSGERAGFSGVRRRYSEFPVHWSEADPKGKYASILHETTQIDGPLEKSVSGDWLVEAKLGNYHRKAEELYGIQHALGYWCELPEQERPRVTHPPRGFISVYTHHLENGLRFPLDPFVSEVLVSYNISLAQLTPKSMRHIIGFRWVCDFVNFPCSVAIFRDLHDLVLNHASKGDGYGWWTIVNKKSRKRGDPNYITAYPYLSSDHNWKTEWLLVRVPTDPKHPNFYRPPKWFVAPDPDMRGVAAPDRNHRHYVDLLQWFLAQEDNHRLPSSWLPNLNYILREDILAVAGLSRIFDREYGFSCIDPKKLGISLDLKTIHDPAPEYKFGKDNPRNPRLKDYVLSPLGVARISEVRADPWDSASSVEAVPVKVVLPELKTTSDPGPGTDAVPRAVPSVSSPARIDISLSRNRDQRKRKGSTLLRPSTHPKKAKASQPSEKEAVSEVMPPPKNLLHFMPLPGQKLKSVVVAEPPAVDQPLIEEDIIPSPLKPSAALGIEIQDITEVMEAIEADFVPGSDVPEVAGEKKESADLPFEREKSPDKEMIDLSGPEAAVPEVQKEVPSAGEEEQPEQGLTRKRRHSTLGSTSTSALDRLIHADPCSDVPLKRIPEEVREAMARYARAPILGEDPLAHVGSLVGPEAARENLLRANPQWRVPGAEERNPAMMAQYYLNEAVFWSSFASECSSVEEKQLRKYREAYARDIPILDQKAGQLLSELTELKQLYLHYSREARESAEKIGTEVGQLIFRVEEDAEKIASFAEEKKDMAAKFASELEEKDRLFQEMKSKFEAADKERTEAELRLHHFVQHRELIQQQADKVPVLRLKLREKDDYIRKLEQERVNLYTADQCREQYWNGILGARRMFAKHMPHFPWNEKVPLWMQAEDHLVECQADRDEAEAERQAALAEARAQKATSEGDTTAGGRRFRFGTIAGKKVILVMTGLGMVNAGITSQLLLNLFRIEGVVHYGIAGNADPSLHIGDVAIPQYWAHLGLLNWQVKYCNNYLSN, encoded by the exons atggcaaagaataggggcaaaaaCAAGTTCGttgttggctcctctagtgagagagagaacgtgccttcggggagGTTACCGAAATCTTCGAGGGGTCGACCTTCGGAGAGGCCGTTGGAGAAGAGTTcgattggttgggatgcttccgaaGATGAACGTGCAACCTCTGGTGAGAGAGCTGGCTTTTCGGGTGTTCGTCGTCGTTACtccgagtttccagttcattggtcggaagctgatccgaagggcaagtatgcctcaattttgcatgagaccacgcagatcgacggtccgttggagaaatcggtcagcggtgactggttggtggaagcgaagttagggaattatcatcggaaggccgaggagctatacggaattcagcatgctttggggtactggtgcgagcttcctgaacaagagcgtcctcgggtgactcatccaccgagggggttcatttccgtgtatactcaccatttggagaatggtctccgctttcctttggatccgttcgtatccgaggttttggtgtcgtacaacattagtttggcccagctcacacccaaatctatgaggcacataatcggatttagatgggtgtgtgacttcgtcaatttcccttgctctgtcgctatttttcgggatcttcacgatctagttctcaaccatgcttccaagggtgatgggtatggttggtggaccattgtcaacaagaagtcccgaaagaggggggatccgaactacatcacggcgtacccctaccttagctctgaccacaattggaagacggagtggttgctcgtccgtgtgccgacggatccgaagcatcccaacttttatcgtcctccgaagtggttcgtggctcctgatcctgatatgagggGTGTGGCGGCTCCAGATCGGAACCATCGCCACTATGTGGacctcctccagtggttcttggctcaagaggataaccaccgactgccgtctagctggctcccgaatctcaattacattctgagggaggacattcttgctgttgccggtctcagcaggatttttgacaggg agtacggctttagctgcattgatcctaagaagttgggcatttctttggatttgaagactattcacgacccggctcccgagtacaagttcggaaaagataaccctcgtaatcctcgtctgaaggattacgtgttgtctcctttgggggttgctcggatatccgaagttcgagctgatccgtgggattccgcCTCTTCTGTTGAAGCTGTTCCTGTGAAGGTTGTGCTTCCTGAGTTGAAGACGActtcggatccg ggtcctgggactgacgctgtgccgcgtgccgttccttcggtttcatctccggctcggatagatatctctttatctaggaaccgg gatcaacgcaaaaggaagggtagcactcttttgaggccttccacgcatccgaagaaagcgaaggcttctcagccctcggagaag GAAGCagtttcggaagtcatgcctcctcctaagaatcttcttcacttcatgcccttgccagggcagaagttaaagagtgtggtggttgctgaaCCGCCGGCCGTGGATCAGCCGCTgatcgaggaagatatcatccCTTCTCCCCTTAAACCATCTGCTGCTTTGGGGATCgaaatccaggatatcaccgaggtgatggaggcgattgaagccgattttgttcctggttcggatgtccctgaggtagctggggagaagaaggagtctgctgatcttcccttcgagagggagaagagtccagacaaggagatgatagatctctcgggccccgaagctgcggtccccgaggttcagaaggaggttccctctgctggagaggaggagcagcccgagcaaggtttgacgaggaagaggcgccactcgactttgggttctacttctacctcggccctggataggctgatccatgctgatccctgttcggatgttccgctaaaacggatccccgaagaagtaagggaggcgatggctcgatatgccagggctccgattttgggagaggaccctttggctcacgtgggatccttggtgggccccgaggctgctcgggagaatctgcttcgtgctaacccgcagtggagggttcctggggccgaagagaggaatccggcaatgatggcccagtactatctgaacgag gctgttttctggtcttcgttcgcttccgagtgtagctcggttgaggagaaacaactgaggaaatatcgtgaggcttatgctcgtgatattcccattttggaccagaaggctgggcaactcctctccgagcttacggaactcaagcagctgtaccttcactatagtcgcgaggctagagagtctgctgagaagatcgggaccgaggttggccagctcatcttccgagttgaagaggatgctgagaagatcgcttcctttgctgaggagaagaaggatatggccgctaagttcgctagcgaacttgaGGAAAAAGATAGACTCTTCCAGGAGATGAAGTCTAAATTTGAAGCGGCCGACAAAGAGCGTACAGAGGCGGAGTTAAGGCTCCACCATTTTGTCCAGCATCGGGAGCTGATCCAGCAGCAAGCTGATAAGGTGCCTGTCCTTCGGCTGAAGCTTCGGGAAAAAGATGACTATATTCGGAAGCTGGAGCAGGAGCGAGTcaacctctacactgctgatcagtgtagagagcagtactggaacggcatcctgggtgctcggcgcatgtttgcgaagcacatgcctcacttcccttggaacgagaaagttcctctatggatgcaggccgaggaccacttggtggaatgccaagctgatcgagatgaagctgaagctgaacgccaagctgctcttgcagaggctcgggcccagaaggcaacTTCCGAAGGCGATaccactgctgggg GAAGGAGATTTCGGTTCGGAACGATTGCCGGGAAGAAAGTGATCTTGGTTATGACAGGACTTGGCATG GTAAACGCAGGCATAACATCCCAGTTATTGTTAAATTTATTCAGAATTGAAGGAGTTGTACATTATGGAATAGCTGGTAATGCAGACCCTTCCCTCCATATTGGAGATGTTGCAATTCCTCAATATTGGGCCCACCTTGGTCTTTTGAATTGGCAGGTTAAATATTGCAACAATTACTTGAGCAATTAG